The Ipomoea triloba cultivar NCNSP0323 chromosome 14, ASM357664v1 region GAATTCGCTATTTCGTAAATTCATTGACTAGGCGAGTAGCCGGATTCTATAAATAGCTGTTTTCATCGGATCGGTTGTCTCTAGCTCGGGAAAGGCAGTCCACATGGAGCCGTCCGTCGTCGACGACAAAGCCGCCGCCGAAGCCGACGACGTTCAAAGCGTAAGCTTCTCCTCCACCACCACCGGCGATATCAACCGCACCACCAGCTCCGCCTCCACCCTCAACTGCACCACCAGCAACGCCTCCGAAGCCGACTCCTTCGCCTCCCATTTACTCTCCCCCAATTCCACCGACAATCCCGCCAGGGATCCCTGCTGGATAGCAATTAGGGCActctcctcctcctccctctccctctccgaTCTCTCCGTCCTCAAACGCCTCGGCGCCGGAGACATGGGCGCCGTCTATCTCGTCAAACTGAAGAACCCGGATCCCTCGGTATCGTCGGCGCTGTTCGCCGCCAAGGTAATCGACCGGAAGGAGATTGAGAGCCGCAGCAAGGAAGGGCGGTTAAGGACAGAACGGGAAATCCTGGAAATTTTGGACCACCCCTTCGTCCCCACCCTCTACGCCACCATTGATTCCCCTAACTGGTCCTGCCTGTTAATGGAATTCTGCCCCGGCGGCGACCTCCATGTCCTCCGGCAACGCCAGCACGCCAAACGCTTCAACGAGCTCGCCGTCCGGTATGCACTCTCCGACAAATTATAGTAAACtttaaatttctcaaaaaatctTATTTCaccaaaattactaatttgattgTAATTGCCCAATTAgggaattaaataaattatataatcaaagtAGAAGGTAATTAAAATGTAGTAATTTTTTAGGAGATATGATTCCTTTTTTGCTCATTCCCTAATAGGTATGAAGGCCTatgcaatttatttttattcttaaaatagTTAATGGTATGATCTTTAGATCagatctcaatatataattataaagtgttatgtatatgaaaatgtaactgtttttgtttttttttttttaacaaaatcgCAAATATCTCATATATTGCTCAAGTCATTACACAACACATGGAAAATAAAAGACAGGCTAGTATCAGTCATGTTGAGAATTACACTTGTATGAGGTTTTCTTAAacctaattaatatttatacctCGAGGTATGAACGAGTCAAGCCCCGGGCCGTCAAGGTGTATAGTTAAGAGATGAGAGTACACAACTACGtgccaaccaagttggttattAGTTGGAATTCGATTAAGTTCAATTCAAACTAGATTGAGATTGAGATTGAGCTCGAACTCAAGACCCGCCCGCCTAGATTTGAGTTTGGCCCGACTGGTTTACACCTCTACTTGTaccatttttaaattagaaaatatatatgataggACATTTATTTCCATGTATGTTATGGTGTGTCCAGGTTCTATGCATCAGAAGTAGTTGCAGCTCTAGAGTATATTCACATGCTGGGAATTGTGTACCGTGATCTGAAGCCGGAAAACGTGTTAGTCCGATCAGACGGCCACATAATGCTGACGGACTTCGACCTCTCACTAAAATGCGACGAGTGCAGCTCAACCACCGCCACCGTAGTCACCGGCGAGAGCCCGCCGGACGCGTCGCCGCAGAGCCAAGACTTCTGCAACAACGCGCCCAAACTCCCCAACTGCATGGCTCCGGCGGTGTCCTGCTTCCGCCTCTACTGCAAGCGCAAGAAGAACCGGCGGCCGTACAGCGGCGGCCGCGGCCACGCGGCGGCGCCGAGGATGGTGGCGGAGCCCGTGGACGTCCGGTCCATGTCGTTCGTGGGGACCCACGAGTACTTGGCGCCGGAGATGGTCTCCGGCGAAGGCCACGGCAACGCCGTGGATTGGTGGACGCTGGGGATCTTCATTTTCGAGCTGTTCTACGGCGTGACGCCGTTCAAAGGAGTGGACCACGAGCATACGTGGACGAATATTGTGATCCGGGCTCTGGAGTTCCCGAGGGAGCCCGCCGTGCCCGCCGCCGCGAAAGATCTGATATCGAAGTTGCTGATCAAAGATCCGGCGAGTCGGTTGGGGTCCACGATGGGAGCCACGGCGGTGAAACACCATGGGTTCTTCCAAAGCGTGAATTGGGCGCTGTTGAGACGTAAATCGCCGCCCTTCATTCCCCCGCCATTCAACCCACAAGATTTGTCTAAAGAAAGTTGCCCAGACATTCCAGTGGAGTTTTACTAAATGCATGCAAAAATTGTCTATCAAGAACACATTTATATTATGCATACATATTTGACATTGACATACCTTATATACTTatacaaacatatatttttcCTGTCAAATAATGACAGGACTTGatcaaatttgataatttttgttgttcttttttctttagtaACCCATGTTTCCAATTTTGCGAAACTATATCTTGTTCCCATGAACTTTCAATGTTATCGTTAGAAGTTTTTAAGTGAGATTTCTTAGACAGTAAATTAATACATTAGgtacaattttgttttgttattttattttattttttatattaactaTCAGAACTGTGAGCTATATGAATCACAATCATCTAAGTATAAGAATCATGCATATACTTTAGTCATTCTTTTTCAGACTTATTAATATGATCTGTATTTGATATAAGTTAAATGATGATATACAATAAGGACTTGGAAGCAAGGATTGAAGAGtgttaaattcaaaattaaattatttacatacaaaaatattaagaataaaaataggaaaatgtgtttttaattAGTTATGTAATTTTAATCAATCATTTTAGTTGTATTTTGACTGTCATTGAATACATCCGATCCCTAtctaactatttttaaaaatgttagaACTTTCTTCCCTCAACCAATGAAACCATGCACATATGATATATGAAACTCTGTTAGGATACAATATATAGACGGTTTCATgaatctttattcgtgagacgagtcgggtaaAGATGAAATGTAAATGAtgaataaagtattacatttcatcttaacTTGACCTGTCTTATGAATAAAGATTTGTAAAAttatctcacacaagtgtgactcataTGTATCATATTCTTTGTTTGTATTATACAGTAGAGTACGTAGTTTTAAGCAAAAGTGGTTGGGTTAAGATGAATGTGGATGGGAGGTGAAGATGAGAGTGAGGGATGAAGGGTGTGGGGGTGTGGTGGTCAAAAGTAATGGAGAGTGGCAGGTAGTCTAACCTGGGAGCTTGTACTGTTGCAGATCAGAAAAGAAGCTTGATGAAGAATACTTAGACCAAGTTAGGGATACAGAAAAGTTGTTAGAGTCAGATTCTGATCTAAGAGAGTAGTTGCATGGCTAAGAGGGCACAACCTGAAcctcagatcagatcagagatGAGTTTCTGATCGAACTTGGTTGAAACCTGCAGGCGCAGTGAGGGGAAAAAGTTTTGGGAAGTACGTGGAAGTTAAGCATATCTATAGCGTATAGGAACATACAGAATGTATGTAGTGATGGATCGCGTCCAGTATAGATTGGGAGATCGCTTGTTCAGAGACCCTTCAAAGCTCGTGCAGCCGTACAGGGAGACTTCATGAAAGACGGTGCAGGAATACCTAGAGGCTAGAGCTACTCAGCTAGGTATAGGTCCAAGCTACTCATGCAGGCATacccggtttttttttttttttttttttttttttttttttttttagtaagaaatttttcctattttctttttttaaaaaaaaaaaagtcaaataaaaCATTGAATTGTTCATAAAAATGTTAATCAAACATTTGaactaaaaaatttcaattaaacacttgaacttagaaAGAAGtgcaattaattttatttgacctgttattacagatagGGGTGAGCGTCGGTCGGTTTCGGGCGATTTTCGATTAATAACCGAAAAATATTATGAGACCctataaccgaccgaaaccgaccgatTCATATGCATAACCGAAATAACTGAAACCGACGGTTatcggtcggtttcggtcggttttTTTTAACTGACAGAGTGTAACTAAAAGAAGAATTAAAGTTTGCTCTGTTGTCTGTAGTTTCTACTTTCTACACATTAAATGATTTAGAGTCCTTGGATATGTGTTGAATCTTGGTTGGAAGGGTTTCTAGGTGTTGAACATTAAACCGTCCATAGcaaataaaattagttttttccTGTACCAGATTACACAGTGGTTTCCTTTGTCATTTCATGCATGATAAAGCTAAAGTAAAATCCACTAATGCAATACTAATATCTAGCCAGGTTACTATTACATCTTACTAAGGCatgtttatgttttttattgaaattaaaagaaaacttcacttttcaaaaaaaaaagaaaaagaaaaagaaaacttcACTGTACTGTTTTTTACTTGAGAATTTTAGATATGGACTTTTGATTTGCTAGCCAAATATATGTAGCGGTCCAAAgcttcattcattttttttttttgaccaaCACTAGAGATATTACTAAGACCAAACAGTTACTTACCCATGTAAATTACGTAATTGCATGTTCATGTTGCTTACTACAGTGCTAAACCTAAACATGGCTTCAAGTCACAGTCACAGTAACCAACTTCATAAATTTTTTGCCTTCGTTTGGGATTATTTAttggaattatttatttattagactTAGTTTGGTACTTAAAcctcattttttatataaattaagcctcggtttttcggtcggttattgatttttttaaacaaaaccgataaccgaccgaaaaaccgaaataACCGACTTTTTTTGAACTGTATAACCAAAACCGAACCGATAACCGAAAATTTCGGGCGGTTCGGTTATCGGTgatcggtttttcggtcggtccggttattttgctcacccctaattACAGATAACTTCTAAGTTAAAGGTGATTGGAATGCTACATCAATATGTTCTAATGATTTAATTGGACGCCcaattcatataataataataataataataataataataataataataacaataataataatattgataataataatttattaaaaattaaatattaatataattttttaaaaaaatcttgtgATCAAGCTTTACATTTtaccattaataataataataatttaataaaaattaaatattttaaaaaagctTACGGCaaagctttaattttttaaaaaatattattattattattattattattattattattattataaaaattaaaatatttaaaaaatcttgACGGCTAACCATCATGGCATCGCAAGCCAAACTTTTTTAACGAgaaacaaatttaatattttaatataaataaattattattattgttattgttagtatattaattatacGTAGGTCCATAACTCTATATGATGCAAGTGGATTGGCATGAATTATCAAACACAAACCtatgatataaaatataaataaaatgtatatggAAAATGCATGCAAAATTATGTATAGGAAATGCATGAAATATTGTGTACGTGTGATGTGTATGGGAAATGCATGAAATATTGTGTACGTGTGAGAGtgaaaaaatgaagagaaataTGGATTTAATATTTGGCTAGCATGTGGCGCAACAAGAGGAAAAATGGATACATGAACATTTGAGATCATGGCAACATGGATTCATGCGTCCGAAAATCAAGGTTTTAATACTATGGATCCAACACTATAAATTGGCTATCGCACAAGGAACACGAACGAAGTTTCAGTGACaataacatacatatatataacctGAAAGGTGCTGCGAAGAAACTTCAGTTACGGAAAAAGATTGGTGTACAATCCGGAGAAGTCAGCTCTAAGTAATATCAGTACAAGCTGTGTTAAAATCCAGGTTGGTTACCgtttgtttaattggtagaattagttcaaactgtatgtgtaactttttcatagagttgttttataaggttaatgtttaaataggtggtaaACCTAGTATTGTAATTCATTAAaacttgtaattgtaaaaatcaTCGGGTTGAGCTTTAGTGAAAACgttttgggcgtggccccgcagattaggaggAGTTCTTCAACTGCATTAACAAATCCAGCTGTGTACTTATCTTGGCACtttaaattatttcaaattattttagatatctgcattacataatttcaattggtatcaaagcaGTGTCGCTTAATTTGCTACCGAGATCCTAGGGATACGCGAGTGTGTTTTGCAGAATGGAAGAAGGTGCCTCAATTTCACGACCACCATTGTTGAAAGGAGTAATCAATTATGCTTATTGGAAGGCTAGGATGAAAGCCTTCATTAAATCCTTGGATGAAGAATGTTGGGTTGCCATTGAAAATGCCTGGAGTCCACCTATGATGATGGTCGAgaacgaagaaagaaaaaacccTTAGCCAGTGGACAGCTGACGAAAAGAAACGATCATCAGCCAACAATAGGGCTATGAATGCTATTCATAGTGCTCTTGGACCAGATCAATTTGTATTGATCTCAGCCACAAATATTGCAAAAACCGCTTGGGACGCACTTATGAATTATTACGAAGGTACAGGACCAGTCAGAGTCTCAAAATTACAATTGCTCATGACCAAGTATGAAAGTCTAACAATGGAGGAAACTGAGACAGTATCTGAGTTCAGTGCAAGGGTTAAAAACCTGGTTAACAACGCACAAAACTTGGGTGAACcatttgaggaagaaaaagtgGTTCGCAAAGTTCTGAGATCCTTACCCCCAAGGTTCAAAATGCAAGCTGTCACCATAAAACAATCAACAGACCTAAAAACTTTGACGCTAGATGCCTTAATGGGAAATTTGTAGACCTTTGAGTTGGAAACGGAGGAAGAGGATAAGTACCTAAACAAAGACAACAAAGGAGTTGCTTTTGGGGCTGCAGCATGTGCAAGGGCTGACTCCGATACAGAAATGAACGAGGTTATGGCCATGCTGTCAAAGAAATTTGGGAAGATGCTAAAGAAAGCTAAGGGACAAGGACGACTGAAAACAACCCGCAAAGGAAGTGGAACGGGAAATCTTCTTAAACAAAATGGCCAGAATCAAGATTTCAAGCTCAAAGGAATCCAATGCTATGAATGTGGAGGATATGGTCACATTGCAGCAGACTGTGTAAACAACAAAGACAGGAAGTCGTACACACTCACCTGGAGCGATTCTGAAGATTCTGATAATGATGAACAATCAGAACAACAGACAGGAAACTTTGTTGCATTCCATGGAAACATGTTCCACCCGGATGATGTAGAAGAACATGCAAATTACGAGTTCTTCAAAATTTCAGACGATGTTGTGAATGATAGTGAAGAAATGAGGGACATAATACACATGCAACCTACCAAAACAAGTACACGTAAGATAGCCGAAGAGATACAAACcgatgatgaagaagatgttGACCTTGCAGAAGCATATGAAGATTTGTACGAAAATTGGTGTAAGGTAAGCAAGCTAAACCTTGTTTTAACTAAGCATGTTAAGTCTCTAGAGCTAGAAAACTCAACCCTGAAAGCGTCGGTAGAAGAACTTAAAACCTCTGTAAAAGAGCTTAAGACTGATCTAGAAGCAAAGGTTTCAAATGAACAATACCTGCAGAAAGAACTGGATAACTTCAAAAAACGCGTGAGAATGTTGAACACAGGTACAAAAGACCTAAATGAAATACTTCAGTCAAGAGTAAATAATCACAACAAAGCTGGTTTAGGATTCACAGGCAGACAAGGATATCAAAAAACCTCATGGGTGCCAGAAAAGAGATCAAGAAGAAACCTCGGAAACAAAAGGTatgtgaattattattataacaaaaccTGCTTTAGGTGCAATATAAAAGGGCATGAATAGAGACATTGTCAACAATACAAACCGCGAAAGGTCTGGCGACCAAAACAAACATGCCTGACAACTAAGATAGCAATGACAGCAAACGTGGCGTCCTCATGGTATTTCGATAGCGGGTGTTCACGACACATGACAGGTAACAAAGGTTTCTTGAAAGACGTGATTGAAGAACACACTGGGCATGTCACATTTGGGGATGGTGAACGAGGTGAAATAGTTGGACGAGGAACACTGAACTCTAAAGGTATGCCTAAACTCGAAAATGTCTATTTAGTAAAAGGATTAAAAGCCAACTTAATTAGTATCAGGCAGTTATGTGATCAAGATCTGCTAGTTCGATTCACCAAAGAAAAGTGTAAGGTATATAGTTCCAAGACCTGTGTCATGGAAGGTGACAGAACCTTAGATAATTGTTACATGATCAAATATGCATATGTTTgcaatagttctataacaaatGAAAGTGAGATTTGGCACTACAAGCTTGGGCATTTGAACTATCAAGACATGCACAAACTCCTAAATTCTGAAGCTGTGAGAGGTGTACCTAAGTTAACCATCAAAAGTGATTTACACGTCTGTGGACCCTGTCAACGTGGTAAGCAAACAAGGATTCCTCACAAAAGGTTAGTATACACCTCCACTACAAAAGTCCTTGAacttcttcacatggatctAATAGGACCCACTCAAGTTTAgagttttagaaagaaaaagtaTGTGTTTGTTTGTGTAGATGATTTCTCTAGATTTACTTGGATTGATTTTTTGAGAGAAAAATCTGACACTTTTAATTTAGTGCCTTTGTTAAACTGTGTCTAAGACTTCAAACAGAAACAGATAGTTCCATAGGACACATTGTCCGGATTAAAAGTGATCATGGGCGTGACTTTTAAAATATTGACTTTAGTAAGTTCTGTGATTCTCAAGGCATTATGCATGAGTTCTCTGCTCCTAAaacgcctcaacaaaatgggGTAGTGGAAAGGAAGAACAGAACTCTACAGGAAATGGCTAGAGTCATGTTAGTTGCAAAATAGTTATCTCAACGGTTTTGGGCAGAAGCCATGAACACTG contains the following coding sequences:
- the LOC116005120 gene encoding serine/threonine-protein kinase D6PK-like, with translation MEPSVVDDKAAAEADDVQSVSFSSTTTGDINRTTSSASTLNCTTSNASEADSFASHLLSPNSTDNPARDPCWIAIRALSSSSLSLSDLSVLKRLGAGDMGAVYLVKLKNPDPSVSSALFAAKVIDRKEIESRSKEGRLRTEREILEILDHPFVPTLYATIDSPNWSCLLMEFCPGGDLHVLRQRQHAKRFNELAVRFYASEVVAALEYIHMLGIVYRDLKPENVLVRSDGHIMLTDFDLSLKCDECSSTTATVVTGESPPDASPQSQDFCNNAPKLPNCMAPAVSCFRLYCKRKKNRRPYSGGRGHAAAPRMVAEPVDVRSMSFVGTHEYLAPEMVSGEGHGNAVDWWTLGIFIFELFYGVTPFKGVDHEHTWTNIVIRALEFPREPAVPAAAKDLISKLLIKDPASRLGSTMGATAVKHHGFFQSVNWALLRRKSPPFIPPPFNPQDLSKESCPDIPVEFY